In Spinacia oleracea cultivar Varoflay chromosome 5, BTI_SOV_V1, whole genome shotgun sequence, a single window of DNA contains:
- the LOC110804596 gene encoding protein FAR1-RELATED SEQUENCE 5-like yields the protein MDEFVGNDNEDVIEEVNITDDEEEIGADDVVVTSPFVGMVFHSWEEVDKYYKRYGRQQGFGILRAAGSHLQKGGKIKGTEGILVEVTKDGDWVVKREVSEHKNHCPTPRKSRYVPMYWQENINSLVKRKLFNDYNSGANVPQIFNCLASERNGVENVTFTKKDLQNIIARDKAEKMKEGVWNAMWKYFKAMSTDNENFFHKHMVGEDNRLQDVMWVDARSRASYEEFGVVIVFDSTYLTNEYDLPFSNFVGVNHHGQTILLGCALLSHEDSETFEWLYTTCLSCMSNKKPIGFLTDQDVAMKKALLEVMPDVRHRWCLWHILTKFSQKLGKYNDYDQFKVELHNVIYNSLTKNEFEVQWNVVIKKYKLEGEIWLAGSYHGREMWLPAFMNGMFWVGMKNTQRSESINRFFDGLVDKHTRLFEFSPFYIKVVESRADDEQQADAADQREVRPLATQFMVERAFRKVYTDVKFPEVQEQCNL from the exons ATGGATGAATTTGTTGGGAATGATAATGAGGATGTAATCGAGGAAGTAAACATTACTGATGATGAAGAAGAAATTGGAGCCGACGATGTTGTAGTGACTTCGCCATTTGTTGGGATGGTATTCCACAGTTGGGAAGAAGTGGACAAGTACTACAAAAGGTATGGAAGACAACAAGGATTTGGCATACTCCGTGCTGCTGGGTCGCATTTGCAAAAGGGTGGGAAAATCAAAGGAACTGAGGGGATACTTGTGGAAGT GACTAAGGATGGAGATTGGGTGGTTAAAAGGGAAGTTAGTGAGCATAAGAACCATTGTCCTACACCGAGGAAGTCTAGGTATGTTCCTATGTACTGGCAGGAAAACATCAACTCTCTTGTAAAGAGGAAGTTGTTCAATGACTACAACTCGGGTGCTAATGTTCCACAGATATTTAACTGTCTAGCTAGCGAGAGGAACGGGGTTGAGAATGTGACATTCACCAAAAAAGATCTTCAAAATATAATTGCTAGGGATAAGGCAGAAAAGATGAAGGAGGGAGTTTGGAATGCAATGTGGAAGTACTTTAAAGCGATGTCTACTGACAACGAAAATTTCTTTCATAAGCATATGGTGGGTGAGGATAACAGATTACAGGATGTGATGTGGGTAGATGCTAGGAGTAGAGCTTCTTACGAAGAGTTTGGAGTCGTTATAGTGTTTGACTCCACCTACTTAACTAATGAGTATGACCTGCCATTTTCTAACTTTGTTGGGGTTAATcaccatggtcaaaccattctgcTTGGGTGTGCATTGTTATCCCATGAAGATTCAGAGACTTTTGAATGGTTATATACCACTTGCTTGTCATGTATGTCTAACAAAAAACCCATAGGTTTTCTTACTGACCAAGACGTTGCCATGAAGAAGGCCCTACTAGAAGTAATGCCTGATGTCCGACATCGATGGTGCTTGTGGCACATACTTACCAAGTTCAGCCAAAAACTTGGAAAATACAATgactatgatcagttcaaagtTGAGCTTCATAATGTGATTTATAATAGCCTTACTAAAAATGAGTTTGAAGTGCAATGGAATGTTGTGATCAAGAAGTATAAATTGGAGGGTGAGATTTGGCTTGCAG GATCATACCATGGAAGGGAAATGTGGTTGCCTGCCTTTATGAACGGGATGTTTTGGGTTGGAATGAAGAACACTCAAAGATCTGAAAGCATAAACAGGTTCTTTGATGGGTTGGTTGATAAGCATACTCGATTGTTTGAGTTTTCTCCATTTTATATTAAAGTTGTGGAATCTAGAGCTGACGATGAACAACAGGCTGATGCAGCTGACCAAAGGGAAGTTCGTCCGTTGGCAACCCAATTTATGGTTGAGAGAGCCTTTAGAAAAGTGTACACAGATGTTAAATTCCCCGAGGTTCAAGAGCAGTGCAatctgtaa